In a genomic window of Seriola aureovittata isolate HTS-2021-v1 ecotype China chromosome 11, ASM2101889v1, whole genome shotgun sequence:
- the wdr3 gene encoding WD repeat-containing protein 3, translating into MGLTKQYLRYAASAVFGVIGSQKANITYVTLRGGEKGRYVAVAACEQVFIWDVRKGEKVLILQGQKHEVTFLCPSPDGIHIAVGYEDGAVRIFSLMNGETNVSFNGHKSAVTVIQYDGLGARLVTGSRDTDVIVWDIINECGLYRLRGHKDVITQALFLRDKNLLVTSSKDSFVKWWDLDTQHCFKTMVGHRSEVWSMALLNQEKRLLTGSADSELRAWDISYLQEEKAEGEPKVKKGKTLLGDDDDEDNEEGGDENLEERILSCKKAGSILREARDRVVSLTTDRKARVIACHGNDSVLELFTVLSEEEVQKKMTKKLKKAKKKAAKAQEEAAEEAAEPVVERMLKDEIIRLTNIKASAKIRWADCLSCAGGELKVALLLQNNTVETYSLKTSGKTPTANKTSRLTIGGHRTDVRTLAFSSDNLAILSASGDTVKVWNRSTLQVIRTMSCDYALCSLFVPGDRQIILGTKSGKLQIFELASGSLLETVDAHNGALWSLCLAPDQRGIVTGSADKTVKFWEFELIKDQGTGQKRLTVKHTRTLQLEEDVLCVKFSPDHRLLAVSLLDCTVKIFYTDTLKFFLSLYGHKLPVLCLDISHDNTLIATGSADRNVKIWGLDFGDCHRSMFAHDDSVMFLQFVPKTHLFFTAGKDRKIKQWDADKFEHIQTLEGHHREVWCLAISPNGDHIVSSSHDKSLRLWERTREPIILEEEREMEREAEFEESMAKGDVPVVPGETQGEAAPAGKKTVETVKAAERIMEALELYKEENRKMEEHKYACEHAGKELPPPKPNPILVAFGNVSPSRYVLDVIRKVRSSELEISLLVLPFPYVPELLRLFNSYIQQGLEVELVCRCLFFLLKIHFGQISSNQMLLSVIDELRMNTLSKVHEIRDVMGFNSAALQFLQREIQSKEDVMFFADATGRLEEKKKKRRKRERAILTIA; encoded by the exons ATGGGGTTGACCAAACAATACCTGCGCTACGCTGCCAGCGCAGTGTTCGGAGTAATCGGTAGCCAGAAAGCCAACATCACATATGTGACCCTccgaggaggagagaaagggcGCTATGTCGCCGTGGCCGCATGTGAACAGGTCTTCATCTGGGATGTCCGAAAAGGAGAGAAG GTCCTGATCCTGCAGGGCCAGAAACACGAGGTCACCTTCCTCTGCCCTTCACCTGATGGCATCCATATCGCCGTGGGTTACGAGGACGGTGCTGTGCGAATCTTCAGCCTGATGAACGGCGAGACCAACGTCTCCTTCAACGGCCACAAGTCTGCTGTCACCGTTATACAATATGACGGACTGGGAGCGCGGCTCGTCACTGGTTCCAGG gaCACAGACGTGATAGTGTGGGACATCATCAATGAGTGTGGCCTGTACAGGCTGAGAGGCCATAAAGACGTCATCACACAGGCGCTGTTTCTCAGAGACAAGAACCTCCTGGTCACCAG CTCCAAAGACAGCTTTGTGAAGTGGTGGGACCTGGACACGCAGCACTGCTTCAAGACCATGGTGGGCCACCGCAGTGAG gtgtggaGCATGGCGCTGCTGAACCAGGAGAAGAGGCTGTTAACAGGCTCAGCTGACAGCGAGCTTCGAGCCTGGGACATCAGCTACCTGCAGGAG GAAAAAGCTGAGGGTGAGCCCAAAGTGAAGAAGGGGAAAACTCTGCTGGGTGACGACGACGATGAAGACAATGAGGAAGGGGGGGACGAAAATCTTGAAGAG CGGATCTTGAGTTGTAAGAAGGCGGGCTCCATCCTGAGAGAGGCCAGAGACAGAGTTGTCTCTCTGACCACAGACAGGAAGGCCAGAGTCATCGCCTGTCAC GGCAATGATTCAGTCCTGGAGCTGTTCACTGttctgtcagaggaggaggtgcagaagaaaatgacaaagaagctgaagaaagcaaaaaagaagGCGGCCAA AGCTcaagaggaggcagcagaggaggcagcagagccGGTGGTGGAGAGGATGCTGAAAGACGAGATCATCAGACTGACAAACATCAAAGCCTCCGCCAAGATCAG GTGGGCAGACTGCCTGTCGTGTGCGGGTGGCGAGCTGAAGGtggcgctgctgctgcagaacaaCACCGTTGAGACCTACAGCCTGAAGACATCAGGCAAGACCCCCACAGCCAATAAGACGTCTCGCCTCACAATCGGCGGCCACCGCACCGACGTCCGCACCCTGGCCTTCAGCTCCGACAACCTGGCCATCCTGTCCGCCTCCGGAGACACGGTCAAAGTGTGGAACAG GTCAACTCTGCAGGTGATTCGCACCATGTCCTGTGATTACGCCCTCTGCTCCCTCTTCGTGCCCGgagacagacagatcatccTGGGAACGAAG AGCGGGAAGCTGCAGATCTTTGAGTTGGCCTCAGGAAGCCTCCTGGAGACTGTAGATGCCCATAATGGAGCCCTGTGGTCCCTGTGCCTGGCCCCAGATCAG AGGGGGATCGTGACAGGAAGTGCGGACAAGACAGTGAAGTTTTGGGAGTTTGAGCTGATCAAGGACCAGGGGACCGGCCAGAA gaggcttacagtgaaacacacacgcacgctgcagctggaggaagaCGTTCTGTGTGTGAAGTTTTCTCCGGACCACAGGCTGCTGGCCGTCTCTTTGTTAGACTGCACCGTCAAGATCttctacacagacacactgaag TTCTTCTTGTCTCTGTATGGACACAAGCTGCCTGTGCTTTGTCTGGACATCTCACAT GATAACACACTCATCGCCACCGGATCCGCTGACAGAAACGTGAAGATCTGGGGCTTGGACTTTGGCGACTGTCACCGCTCCATGTTCGCACATGATGACAG CGTCATGTTCCTCCAGTTTGTCCCCAAGACTCATCTGTTCTTCACAGCAGGGAAGGACAGGAAGATCAAACAGTGGGACGCGGACAAGTTTGAGCACATCCAGACCCTAGAG GGACACCATCGGGAGGTGTGGTGTCTGGCCATCAGCCCCAACGGCGACCATATCGTGTCGTCATCCCACGACAAGTCCCTGCGCCTGTGGGAAAGAACCAGGGAGCCCATCATCCTGGAGGAGGAGCGGGAGATG gaaCGAGAAGCAGAGTTTGAGGAGAGCATGGCCAAAGGAGATGTGCCTGTG GTACCTGGAGAGACTCAAGGAGAGGCGGCACCAGCCGGCAAGAAGACTGTTGAGACAGTCAAAGCT GCAGAGCGAATAATGGAGGCTTTGGAGCTttacaaagaggaaaacaggaagatGGAGGAGCATAAATATGCCTGTGAGCATGCAGGCAAAGAG CTTCCTCCACCGAAACCCAATCCTATCCTGGTGGCCTTTGGAAATGTTTCA CCGTCCCGCTACGTTCTAGATGTCATAAGGAAGGTCAGATCCAG TGAGCTGGAGATCTCTCTGCTGGTGTTACCGTTCCCTTACGTCCCAGAGCTGCTGAGGCTCTTCAACAGCTACATCCAGCAGGGCCTGGAGGTGGAGCTGGTCTGCCGCTGCCTGTTCTTCCTGCTCAA GATCCATTTTGGCCAGATCTCCAGTAACCAGATGTTGCTGTCTGTCATCGATGAGCTACGGATGAATACTCTCTCAAAAGTGCACGAAATCAGA GACGTGATGGGCTTCAACAGCGCGGCCCTCCAGTTCCTCCAGCGGGAGATCCAGAGCAAAGAGGACGTGATGTTCTTCGCTGACGCCACGGGCCggctggaggagaagaagaagaagaggaggaagagggagcgAGCCATCCTCACCATCGCTTGA